One Ezakiella massiliensis genomic window, TCTTGAACGAATGAAGCTGCAAATTCTCTCATAGCATCTGCAACATATTTCTTAATTGTGTCTTCAGATACTCCCTTAGAGTCTTCTCCCTTCTTACCGTCATTTGCTTCGATAACAATAGAAGCACCATCAAATAGGTTTGTCATACGTCCTAGGAACAAGCTTCCTTTACCAATTATCATAGCTCTGTTCATTTTGCCTTCGAGCATGTCTTCTCTAATAAATCCAAGGAATGGAACACCTGATGGAATATGACCTTGTGTTGGAGCCCATCCATTCATACCATAATCCTTAGCAAATGTTAGTAGGCCTTGTCTTTCGATTTCTCCGCCTCTAACAGCTAGAGCACCAATCATCTTATAGTTAGCTTCAGGAACGTCTCCTGCGCCAGCTGGTTTTGTGATGTCTGGGTTTTGCATTTCAACTGAATATTTATCAACGTCTGTAATCTTTAATCCAGCTTTTTCAAGTGGCATAGTTACAAGTGAAGAAATAACAGCTTGTGGTGCTGATCCAGTTCCTACTGTGTGACGACCAACGATGTCGTTTCTCATGATTGGGTTCTTGCCATCGTTTTCACCAATAACAGTTGCAAAACCTGCAACACAGTCTTCAATGATTGGAAGATCTTTCTTAACGTGGTCTTTACCGTTCATACCTAATTTTGCAGTACATCCACCTGCTACAACTAAAACATTCTTAAATGTGCCAGCAGCAACTAATGATGAAGCTTCGATAACAGCGTGTGATGGAGCAGCACAGAAACCTCTTGTATCTGATCCACTTGCGTTTACTAGGCCAGCAAATTCGGCAACAGCCTTAGCAAAGTTACCACCTCCACGTTGGTTCATATCTCCGCATGCTTCTTCTGAACATTCGATTACATATTCGATATCTTCTGGGTTAATTCCATTTTTATCAATGCAGTGTAGGGCAGACAAAACACCTGAAGCTTTAGCAACTAGGTTTTCAAACATTACATGAGCTGATAAGTTTTGATCTATTTCATGAGCTCTCTTAACGCATCCTACCACCTTACCATCATTTACAAGTGGCTCTGCACCATATTTATTGATAGCATCATCAATAGCTGATTGATCAGCACCATCTTTTAGTCTATTGACTAAATCATCATTAATGAGTGGGTGATCTGCCATTTTTTGTTTTACAGCACTGCTAAATTCATGTTCAAGAAGAACTAAGTCAAA contains:
- the grdC gene encoding glycine/sarcosine/betaine reductase complex component C subunit beta, whose translation is MSYSVNKGSSYVLMHCPDMVIHNGTTQTSAKFIIEHEKDQAKIDAEQKYLDAVPKHLRSFDDVVSYYPNQIYIGNERPEVLADLEMPWTNHKMPNADRHGKYGEIMPQDEFIGLIKIVDVFDLVLLEHEFSSAVKQKMADHPLINDDLVNRLKDGADQSAIDDAINKYGAEPLVNDGKVVGCVKRAHEIDQNLSAHVMFENLVAKASGVLSALHCIDKNGINPEDIEYVIECSEEACGDMNQRGGGNFAKAVAEFAGLVNASGSDTRGFCAAPSHAVIEASSLVAAGTFKNVLVVAGGCTAKLGMNGKDHVKKDLPIIEDCVAGFATVIGENDGKNPIMRNDIVGRHTVGTGSAPQAVISSLVTMPLEKAGLKITDVDKYSVEMQNPDITKPAGAGDVPEANYKMIGALAVRGGEIERQGLLTFAKDYGMNGWAPTQGHIPSGVPFLGFIREDMLEGKMNRAMIIGKGSLFLGRMTNLFDGASIVIEANDGKKGEDSKGVSEDTIKKYVADAMREFAASFVQE